A window of Acidobacteriota bacterium genomic DNA:
GATCTGGCACGAGGCCCACCCCGCGTAGCATGGAGTCGTCTGCCGCTTCTCCCTCACGGCCGCCTTCGCGAGCTTGTAGTACTCCAGGCGGAACGACTGGGTGATCCGCGCAACGCCGTCGAACCGCTTCGTGCGCACCTGGGAGAGGAGGAAATCGATGGCGCGCCCGTACTGGTCGACCGTGGGCGTGATGCCGGTGCCCAGCGTCTGCAGCTCGTCGCGCTCCTCGGCGATCTCGGTGATGTACGAGTCGGGCCTCATCGCGGTGAGCCCGCGATAGACGTTCGGGAAGTTTTCGACGTTGAACTTCGAGATCACGGTGTGGATGCCCACCGTGAGGTTCGGCACGTCGAGGGCCTTCAGCGACTCGAAGGTGCGCGTCGCCATCTCGAAGTTGTCCTTCGTCTGGCGGATCTCGTCGTGCTTGTGTCCGAGCTCGTCGAGCGAGACGTTGATGATGATCTCGCTCTCGGGACAGGCCCGCGCCATCTGCTCGACTCGGCCGGCGGTCGTGTCCGGGAAGGTGCCGTTGTGCGGGATGTTGATGATCTTCGGCCGGCACCGCTCGTAGACGACCTTGACGATGTCGACGATGTCCTTGCGGATGAACGGCTCGCCGCCGCTGAGCGTGAACCAGTACGGCACCCTTCCGACCGTCGACAGGAAGCGGTCGTACTCCTCGACGCTGAAGATCTTCACCTTGCGCTCGTAGACGTTGCACGTCTTGCAGCGCGAGTTGCAGGCGTACAGGAGGCTCAGCGTGAAGTTGAGCGGGAGCGGGCCCTTCCCTCCGATGTTCCGGAACGCCCAGTACGAAGGGAGGACGGGGAGAAGACTACCGATGCCCTTGGACATCCTTCGTCGTCACCGCGATCTCCCAGACGGCGTGCGACCGCCCGGAGACGTAATGGTCGTAGGCCCCGAGCATCCGACCCGTCGCTTCGAGAGCGGCGGTCCCCAGGCTCCACGGAAGCCTCGCGGGACGCGAGAGCACGTCGGAGAGGAACACCCTCCCCACTCGCTTCAGGCTCATGGTCGAAGGGGCGTAACCCGCGACCCTGCGCGCGGCCAGGTGGCCGGCGTGGATGCGGCGGCGCTGCTTCACGAACTCCGCCACCGTCTCGGGCCCCTTGTTCCGGATGATCGCTTCGGGGACGTACTTGAGCGTGTGGCCGGCGGCCGTGACGGCCGCCTCGATGCTGACCTCGTCTACCGCCGAATCCTCCGGGATTCGCTTCACCACGTTTCGGAACGCGACGATCTCGCCCATCTTGGGCGCCTCGGCCGCGAGCTTGTGGTGCAGGCGCCAGAGCGTGTGCACCGCGTGGCCGATGAAGCGATCGTCGCCGTTCACCGGGACGACGTGGCCACCGGTCATGCCGACCGTGGCGTCCTCGACCATCGGATGGATCAGCGTCTCGATCGCATCGTCGGCCGGAAGGGTGTCCCCGCTCGCGAGGATTCTGAAATCGGTGGCGGTGGTCCGGAGGTAAAGATTGATCGCCCGCGCCTTCCCCTCGCGCCGGGCCTGTGAGATGAGCTTGATGCGGGGATCGCGGCGCGCCATCTGGTCGACGATCGCCTCGGTGTCGTCGGTGCAGCCGCTCGCCACCACGATGATTTCGCTCAAGCGGCAGGATTGAGTCCGCTGCGCCACGAGCGACTGGAGGAGGGCCCGGATATTCTTCCCCTCGTTGTAGGCCATCACGCCGACACCTACCGTCGGCAGTTCCCTGCTTCCCAAGATCCTGCCCCCTTTCCTGCCGTTCGCCAGAACTCCCCGGAGCCGAGGCGCCGCCCGCGTTCCAGTCTCATCTCTGAGCCTGCGGACGCACTCGTAGGGAGCACTTCCGAACGCAACTACCATCCATGAACAAGCGGCAGGGGCACTCGCTCTCGCGAGGCTACGAACGTCGAGGGGATCTCACCCGAGCCCCGCACCAGGGGACACAACTCCCGGGAACTCGGGAGCACCTGATACTTTCGACGATCCTGGGCCAGCAGCTTCGCTTGGTCACGCAATATACACACACTCCCCGCAAAAAGCCAGCGGGGCGGGGACTTAGCGCATGGAGCGCCGAAGGAACCGGAAGAATCGTACGAAATCGGGCCCTACATCTTTATTGTCGCCCGGGTCGGGACGTGACCGCGGTGCCCCGGGCCCCGTCCCGCCTTCCCCGGGAGCCGCCGAGGGGGCGTGACGGCTACGTGCCCGGCGGCGCCGGCGGATTCAGCCGATAGACGATCAGACGGCGCGAGGGATCGCGGTTGATATCGTGCAGCATCGTCAGATCCGGCGGGGCGTGCGCCGGATCGAGGAGGCTCATGAGCTGCGGCCGATCGTTGGGGAACTCCGCCATGTCGGCGACGAGGTACTTCACCCCCTTGAGGCGCGCGTAGGCGATCACGCGATCGAGATCGGCGTACGGGAGCAC
This region includes:
- a CDS encoding glycosyltransferase, which codes for MGSRELPTVGVGVMAYNEGKNIRALLQSLVAQRTQSCRLSEIIVVASGCTDDTEAIVDQMARRDPRIKLISQARREGKARAINLYLRTTATDFRILASGDTLPADDAIETLIHPMVEDATVGMTGGHVVPVNGDDRFIGHAVHTLWRLHHKLAAEAPKMGEIVAFRNVVKRIPEDSAVDEVSIEAAVTAAGHTLKYVPEAIIRNKGPETVAEFVKQRRRIHAGHLAARRVAGYAPSTMSLKRVGRVFLSDVLSRPARLPWSLGTAALEATGRMLGAYDHYVSGRSHAVWEIAVTTKDVQGHR
- a CDS encoding radical SAM protein, coding for MSKGIGSLLPVLPSYWAFRNIGGKGPLPLNFTLSLLYACNSRCKTCNVYERKVKIFSVEEYDRFLSTVGRVPYWFTLSGGEPFIRKDIVDIVKVVYERCRPKIINIPHNGTFPDTTAGRVEQMARACPESEIIINVSLDELGHKHDEIRQTKDNFEMATRTFESLKALDVPNLTVGIHTVISKFNVENFPNVYRGLTAMRPDSYITEIAEERDELQTLGTGITPTVDQYGRAIDFLLSQVRTKRFDGVARITQSFRLEYYKLAKAAVREKRQTTPCYAGWASCQISPDGDVWPCCIRGESAGSLRENGYDFPAIWRGERMEGIRRSIRNRECACPLANASYTNIMLSPTALAKAGVNYLKLSAAAMLRRDDGDGVAPGSIGAPSGAGPAPS